The Rhea pennata isolate bPtePen1 chromosome 7, bPtePen1.pri, whole genome shotgun sequence genome contains a region encoding:
- the NANOS1 gene encoding nanos homolog 1: MEAFPGGTLEQHRHLPPGERLPGARYGARGHGGCGNVFNSWNDYLGLATLITKAVGPGKGFGAEPPSVVVAAAVPPPEEEEEEEEEEAAGPYFEGALDLHDLELCGHHHHGEGLLEERFAELSPFPGRGGPAAVVFGCSGEHAGREGSPHAWGGLVVAGRLPAHPRAAARLLKPELQVCVFCRNNKEAVALYTTHILKGPDGRVLCPVLRRYTCPLCGASGDNAHTIKYCPLSKMQAAKQLKHARTALGRRAR; encoded by the coding sequence atGGAGGCTTTCCCCGGCGGCACGCTGGAGCAGCACCGGCACCTCCCGCCCGGGGAGCGCCTGCCGGGCGCCCGCTACGGCGCCCGCGGCCACGGCGGCTGCGGGAACGTGTTCAACTCCTGGAACGACTACCTGGGGCTGGCCACGCTCATCACCAAGGCCGTGGGGCCCGGCAAGGGCTTCGGCGCCGAGCCGCCCTCCGTGGTGGTGGCGGCCGCCGTGCCGCCgcccgaggaggaggaggaggaggaagaggaggaggcggcggggccgtaCTTCGAGGGCGCGCTGGACTTGCACGACCTGGAGCTGTGCGGGCACCACCACCACGGCgaggggctgctggaggagcGCTTCGCCGAGCTCAGCCCCTTccccgggcgcggcggccccgccgccgtgGTCTTCGGCTGCTCGGGCGAGCACGCGGGCCGGGAGGGCTCGCCGCACGCCTGGGGCGGGCTGGTGGTggcggggcggctgccggcgcacccgcgggccgccgcccgcctgcTCAAGCCCGAGCTGCAGGTCTGCGTCTTCTGCCGGAACAACAAGGAGGCCGTGGCCCTCTACACCACGCACATCCTCAAGGGACCCGACGGGCGCGTGCTCTGCCCGGTGCTGCGCCGCTACACCTGCCCCCTGTGCGGCGCCAGCGGCGACAACGCGCACACCATCAAGTACTGCCCCCTCTCCAAGATGCAGGCGGCCAAGCAGCTCAAACACGCCCGGACCGCGCTGGGCAGGAGGGCGCGCTAg